The DNA segment CCTTGGAGATGTCGTGGGAGGCGGCGACCTGGATGCGCTCGGCCGTCCACACGCCGCCCTCCTCGCCGGTGTCGTCCAGCAGGATCGAGAAGCGCACGCCACCGGTACGGCACACGATGTCGGCCTCGCGGAGCGTGGCCCGCAGCAGGTCGGCGAAGCCGGCCACGGCCTCGGACCGGGCCCGCCCCGCCTTGCAGTCGTCGGCCAGGCCGACCTCGAGGAGCAGCACGGTCACCGGCCACAGGTGGCGGCGGGCGGCGGCCACGCGGCCTTCCAGCGCCAGGTTGAAGAACGGGGTGTCGGGGAGCCCGGTCTCGGGGTCGAGCAGCTCACGGGGCTGGCCCCGCGCCCCCCGGGGCAGGTCGAGCAGGCGGGCCAGCGCCTCGCTGCCGGCGGCGTCCCGCTCCGCTTCACGCAGCGAACGGACCTGGTGGACGGCGGAGGCGCCGGCGAGCAGCGAGCACCCGGCGGACGCCACGGCCAGCTCGGGGACCTGGAGCACGAGGGCGCCCACGCCGGACGCCAGCCCGGCGAGACCGGCCACGAGCCCCGGGAGGGCGCGGCGATCGACCATCGGCTTCTGCATCGGCCAGAACCGCACCCTTCTCAAGCGCCAGACGCCCGTCTTCTGGCGAACACGGTAGCGGTCGCGGCTCCGCCGCTCCATTGGTCCCGCGCGCCGCGGCCGGAAGTACGTTGTCCGGGTGACGACGCCCGGTCCCCTCGCCCTCGTCGGCGGCGGCGAATGGCGCGAAGGCTGCGCGTTCGACGCCTCGTTGCTCGAGGCCAGCGGCGGCCACGAGGTGGTCGTGCTGCCCACGGCGGCCGCCTACGAGCACCCCGAGCGGGCGGTGGAGACGGCCGCCCGGTGGTTCGAGGGGCTGGGGGCCAAGGTCCGCGGCCTGCCCGTCCTGCGCCGCCCCGACGCCGAGGACGAGGCCAACGTGGCCGCCGTCCGGGAGGCCCGCTTCGTCTACCTCGGCGGAGGCTCGCCGCTGCACCTGCGGTCGGTGCTCAAGAGCTCGGCCCTGTGGCACGCCCTGGTCGCGGCGTGGAACGACGGTGCCGTGGTGGC comes from the Acidimicrobiales bacterium genome and includes:
- a CDS encoding diguanylate cyclase encodes the protein MVDRRALPGLVAGLAGLASGVGALVLQVPELAVASAGCSLLAGASAVHQVRSLREAERDAAGSEALARLLDLPRGARGQPRELLDPETGLPDTPFFNLALEGRVAAARRHLWPVTVLLLEVGLADDCKAGRARSEAVAGFADLLRATLREADIVCRTGGVRFSILLDDTGEEGGVWTAERIQVAASHDISKVRRMAAGVATYPTHGLEAGEVLTRAEAALARACASPAGRGLGHVEVALPDFA
- a CDS encoding Type 1 glutamine amidotransferase-like domain-containing protein — translated: MTTPGPLALVGGGEWREGCAFDASLLEASGGHEVVVLPTAAAYEHPERAVETAARWFEGLGAKVRGLPVLRRPDAEDEANVAAVREARFVYLGGGSPLHLRSVLKSSALWHALVAAWNDGAVVA